CTTTGTTCCCAACCGTAATATTACCGTGGTTAGCAATTTTTCAAGAGATGAGTTGAACTGAAATTTTACTTGATTTATGGTACAATAGAGGGAGTTTGACAGAGGAGAAATGATGGTTTTAGATAAACAATTAGGAAATGGTTGTACCTGGATAAATCTTGATATCGAAAAAATTAAAAATCTTGAAGATTTATCTGAAATCTATGGTTTGGATAAGGAAACCATCGAATATGCTCTGGATAGAAATGAAAGAGCCCACATGGATTATAACCGTGAGAATGGGACTGTGACCTTTATTTATAATGTTCTTGACCTAGAAAAAGACAAGGAATACTATGAAGCGATTCCCATGACCTTTATCGTTGAAAAACAACGAATCATCACAATCAGCAATCATAAGAATGCCTATGTGATTGAACGTATGCTAACTTATCTGAAAACTCATGAAATTATTTCGATTTACAAGTTTCTCTTTGCTGGTTTAGAGATTATCAGTAACGCCTATTATCCAATCATTGAAAAGATGGATAAGAGTAAAGATGAAGTCAACAGCTTACTTCGTCAGAGAACAACAAAGAAAAATCTCTTCGCCCTCTCGGACTTGGAGACTGGTATGGTTTACTTAACAGCAGCGGCAAAACAAAATCGACTCCTCTTAGAACATATCCAGGGCCATGCTCTTTATCGGAGATTTAATGAAGTCGAACGAGAGCAGTTTGATGATGCAATGATTGAAGCCCATCAGTTGGTGTCTATGACAGACTTGATTTCTCAAGTCTTGCAACAACTCTCATCTTCTTACAACAACATCCTAAACAATAACCTGAATGATAGTTTGACAGTTTTGACTATTATCTCCGTCTTACTAGCAGTACTTGCGGTTATTACAGGTTTCTTCGGAATGAATGTTCCTCTACCATTTACAGAAGAGCCCAATGCTTGGATTTATATCTTAATGGCTAGCTTGATTTTATGGGCAGCCTTATCTCAATGGCTGAAGAAAATTACTAGAAAATAAAAGAGAAGGAGCCAGAATGGCAATTGAACATTACATGCCAGATTTTGCTGTGGAAGCAGTATATGATTTGACAGTAGAAAGCCTGCAAAAACAGGAAATAAAAGCTGTTTTGGTGGATTTGGACAACACTCTGATTGCTTGGAATAACCCTGATGGGACTCCAGAAATGAAGCAGTGGTTACACGACCTTCGTGATGCTGGTATTCGTATTATCGTGGTGTCTAACAACTCTAAAAAACGAGTTCAACGTGCGGTTGAAAAATTTGGGATTGACTATGTTTATTGGGCTTTGAAGCCCTTTACTTTCGGGATTGATCGTGCCATGAAGGAATTCCACTATGAGAAAAACGAAGTGGTTATGGTTGGGGATCAACTCATGACAGACATTCGTGCAGCTCACCGTGCAGGAATTCGCTCGATTTTGGTTAAACCCTTGGTGCGGCACGATTCCATCAAAACGCAAATCAACCGAGCTCGTGAACGTCGTGTTATGAAGCAAATCACTGAAAAGTACGGACCTATTACTTATAAAAAAGGAATTTAACTATGGAAGAAATTCTCTGTATTGGTTGTGGAGCAACCATTCAGACGGAAGATAAGACTGGTTTGGGTTTTACACCTCAGTCAGCACTCGAAAAAGGTTTGGAAACTGGTGAAGTTTATTGCCAACGTTGTTTCCGTCTTCGTCATTACAATGAAATCACAGATGTCCAGTTGACGGATGATGATTTCCTAAAACTCTTGCACGAGGTAGGAGACAGTGATGCCTTGGTGGTCAATGTGATTGATATCTTTGACTTTAATGGTTCTGTTATCCCAGGATTGCCTCGCTTTGTATCAGGCAACGATGTTCTCTTGGTTGGAAATAAAAAAGACATCCTTCCTAAGTCTGTTAAGCCTGGTAAGATTAGTCAATGGCTCATGGAACGTGCCCACGAAGAAGGTCTACGTCCTGTTGACGTCGTTCTGACTTCAGCCCAAAACAAACATGCTATCAAGGAAGTCATTGATAAAATTGAGCACTACCGTAAGGGTCGTGACGTCTATGTAGTTGGGGTTACCAACGTTGGGAAATCAACTCTTATCAATGCTATTATCCAAGAAATTACGGGTGACCAGAACGTCATCACAACCTCACGCTTCCCAGGGACAACCTTGGACAAGATTGAGATTCCACTTGATGATGGTTCTTATATCTATGATACACCGGGAATTATCCATCGTCATCAGATGGCCCACTACTTGACAGCTAAAAACCTCAAGTATGTCAGTCCTAAAAAGGAAATCAAACCTAAAACCTACCAGCTCAATCCTGAGCAAACCCTCTTTTTAGGAGGTTTGGGACGATTTGATTTCATTGCAGGAGAAAAGCAAGGTTTCACAGCTTTCTTTGATAATGAACTCAAACTTCATCGTACCAAGCTTGAAGGAGCTAGTGCTTTCTACGACAAGCACCTTGGAACCCTTCTTACACCACCAAATAGCAAGGAAAAAGAAGATTTTCCAAAACTGGTCCAACATGTCTTTACTATCAAGGATAAGACAGACCTCGTTATCTCAGGGCTAGGCTGGATTCGTGTAACAGGAATTGCCAAAGTAGCAGTCTGGGCACCAGAAGGCGTCGCCGTCGTCACACGAAAAGCCATTATTTAAGCATAGAAAGGAAAGGGTTATCTAAAGTTGGGCGAGCATGGCGAGCCCCATAAGGAATACTTTTCGCCGTGGTGTTAGTTGGCCCAAGTGATTGTACCAACTGCGGAAAATTTGAGACCTTAGGCTCAAATTTTAGTCATGAAAGTCCAAAGGACTTTGCTGACGTCCGTCATCACCTAAGAAAAGTATGAAAAGAAACTCTTTTATTTAAGATTATGTCATTAACATCAAAACAACGTGCCTTCCTCAACAGCCAGGCACACACCCTCAAACCTATCATCCAAATCGGGAAAAATGGACTCAACGATCAAATTAAAACTAGCGTTCGTCAGGCACTGGATGCCCGCGAGTTGATCAAGGTTACACTCTTGCAAAACACAGATGAAAATATCCACGAAGTAGCTGAAATCTTGGAAGAAGAAATCGGTGTGGATACAGTCCAAAAAATCGGCCGTATCTTGATTTTGTATAAACAATCAAGCAAGAAAGAAAATCGTAAGATTTCTAAAAAAGTCAAAGAAATCTAAAACTCTACTCCAAAACTGTTTTTACAGAAGACTAAAGGAGATCAACCTATGGCAATCGAATTATTAACTCCCTTTACAAAAGTGGAGTTAGAGCCAGAAATCAAGGATAAAAAACGCAAGCAAGTTGGAATCTTAGGGGGAAATTTTAACCCTGTTCACAATGCCCACCTGATCGTGGCAGACCAAGTGCGCCAGCAGTTGGGATTGGATCAAGTTTTGCTTATGCCTGAATACCAACCACCTCACGTAGACAAAAAGGAAACCATTTCTGAACACCACCGCCTCAAGATGCTTGAATTGGCAATTGACGGAATCGAAGGTTTAGCTATTGAGACCATCGAGCTGGAGCGTAAGGGTATTTCCTACACCTACGACACCATGAAGATTCTGACAGAGAAGAATCCAGATACAGATTATTACTTTATCATCGGTGCCGATATGGTAGACTATCTGCCTAAGTGGTACAGAATTGATGAATTGGTCGACCTCGTTCAGTTTGTAGGAGTTCAGCGACCACGCTACAAGGCAGGGACTTCTTATCCAGTCATCTGGGTGGATGTGCCCCTGATGGACATCTCATCTAGTATGGTGCGTGATTTTATTGCCCAAGGTCGCACACCTAACTTTCTCTTGCCAAAACCAGTGCTAGACTATATTGAGAAAGAAGGGCTTTACTGATGGCATACCAAGACTATATCAACTGTTCGCGTGAAGAATTGTTGGAAAAAATGGCAGAGCTCCTACCTGAAAAACGTTTAACCCATTGTTTGGGTGTAGAGCGCGCAGCCATTGAACTTGCAGAACGATTCGGAGTGGATGCCGAGAAAGCAGGTCTAGCAGGTCTCCTTCATGACTATGCTAAAAAGTTGTCAGACCAGGAATTTCTAGACTTGATTGACCGTTATCAGCTAGATCCTGACCTCAAAAACTGGGGCAATAATGTCTGGCATGGTATGGTCGGTATTTACAAAATTCAGGAAGATTTGAACTTGCAAGACTCTGAAATTCTGCGTGCAATAGAAATCCATACAGTTGGAGCGAGTCAGATGACGGATCTTGACAAGGTTATCTATGTGGCAGACTACATCGAGCACAATCGTGCCTTTCCAGGAGTAGATCAGGCGCGTGAAATTGCTGAACTATCGCTAAATAAGGCGGTGGCCTACGAGACAGCTCACACAGTGGAGCATTTGGCTCACCAGGGATTCCCCATCTATCCCCAAACCCTTGAAACCTATAACGCCTATGTGCACTATTTGAAAGAGGATTAAATGAACGAAAAAGAATTATTAGAACTAGTCGTGAAAGCGGCTGATGAGAAACGTGCGGAGGATATCCTCGCGCTTGACGTACAAGAATTGACCAGTGTGACAGACTATTTTGTTATCACTAGCTCTATGAACAGCCGTCAGTTGGATGCTATCGCTGACAATATTCGTGAAAAAGTAACGGAAGCAGGATTTAAAGGCAGCCATGTCGAAGGCGATGCAGCTGGAGGCTGGGTCTTGCTAGACCTTGGTGGCGTTGTTGTGCATATCTTTTCAGAAGAAATGCGTGCCCACTATAATCTAGAAAAACTCTGGCATGAGGCAGAGTCAGTAGACCTCTCAGAAACTTTATAGTCTTTTCCTTTATCTTTTATTACTGCGTTAACTCATTTTGCCTAACTCTAGTTATGCCTGCAATTCGTTGCCTAGTACTAAAAGCAAACGAAAAGACTATAGCGTTACAATTGAACTCAGTTGCAGTCAACTGGGTTTTATTTGCTTATTTTAGAAAAATTGATTGAAAGGTAAAGGGCGAGTGGTGTTTGCCATGGACGCTCTTGGTATCATGATGATGGCGACTTATGAAACGTTTGCAGCGGTCTATGATGCTGTGATGGATGATAGTTTATACGATAAGTGGACGGATTTTTCCCTCCGTCATTTGCCTAAGACTAAGGAGAGAAAGAAACTCTTGGAGCTTGCTTGTGGGACAGGCATCCAGTCTGTGCGCTTTTCTCAAGCAGGTTTTGATGTGACTGGGCTGGACTTGAGTGCGGACATGTTGAAGATTGCTGAGAAGAGAGCGACTTCAGCTAAGCAAAAGATTGATTTTATTGAAGGTAATATGCTGGATTTGTCCAAGGCAGGGAAATACGATTTTGTCACTTGTTATTCGGACTCTATCTGCTATATGCAGGATGAAGTAGAAGTAGGCGACGTTTTCAAAGAAGTCTATAATGCCCTCAATGAAGATGGTGTTTTTATCTTTGATGTGCATTCGACCTACCAGACAGATAAGGTTTTTCCAGGCTATTCTTATCATGAAAATGCAGAAGACTTTGCTATGCTTTGGGATACCTATGAGGACGAAGCACCTCACTCTATCGTGCATGAACTGACTTTCTTTATCAAGGAAGCAGACGGGTCCTTTAGCCGTCATGATGAAGTGCATGAAGAACGGACATACGAAGTCTTGACCTATGATATTTTGCTGGAACAGGCTGGTTTTAAATCCTTCAAACTTTATGCTGATTTTGAGGACAAGGAGCCTACAGAAACGAGCACCCGTTGGTTTTTTGTGGCACAGAAGTAGGAGGTTGATATGGTTCGATCAAAATATTCTTGGGAAGAAGTTTCAAAGTTTAATCGTATCCGTCAAAATGGAACGCTTTGGGAAAAAGATGGGCAATATTTTTATGTTCAGGAAGAAGGCACCGTATTTTCAGAGTTAGTTGTTTACGATATGTCTAAGAAACTTTTTGATATGTTAGTAAATGAAATAAAATCGGAGGATGATATCCGACATATGCTAATGTATGGAACATGGCCAATGACGGTTGCCGGATGCCATAGACCAACGATGTTGATAGCTTATCCTGAACTACAAAAGAATTATAGTAATGAACAACTAGCAGAAATCCTTCCAGTAGGAGAAAAACAATGGCTTAACTGGAGAGGGAGATTGCCTGAGTGGTATCGTAGATTTCGTCATTAGAAAGGGAGAACATCATGACCATTACAGGTATTATCGCGGAGTTCAATCCTTTTCATAATGGCCACAAATACCTGCTAGAACAGGCAGATGCGTTGAAAATTGTGGCCATGTCTGGGAACTTCGTGCAACGAGGCGAGCCTGCTATCGTGGACAAGTGGACACGGGCTCAAATGGCACTAGAGAATGGAGCGGACTTAGTTGTAGAATTGCCCTTTTTAGTCAGTGTTCAGGCAGCGGATTTCTTTGGACAAGGAGCAGTAGACATCTTGGCGCAGTTAGGAATTGACAGCCTAGTTTTTGGGACAGAGGAAGTTCTAGATTACCAGAAAATTGCTAACTTATACGCAGAGTGTGGTCAAGAGATGGAGAATTTTGTGGACAATCTACCTGATTCACTCTCCTACCCTCAGAAAACCCAAGCCATGTGGAAGGAATTTGCAGGTCTTGATTTTTCGGGTGATACGCCCAATCATGTCTTAGCTCTTGCCTATGCCAAGGCAGTCGCGAGACGAAACATCAAACTTCATCCAATTAAACGTCAAGGTGCAGGCTATCATTCTGTGGATAAGGATGTTGACTTTGCTTCGGCGACAGCTATTCGTCAGCATCAATCAGACCAAGATTTCTTAGAACGCTTTATGCCATCTGTTGCCCTCTTTGAGCAAGCTAGTAAGGTGAGTTGGGAAGATTATTTTCCACTTTTACGCTATCAAATCTTGTCAAATCCAGACCTAACTAGCATTTATCAGATTAATCAGGAAATGGCAGTGCGTATTAAGGATGCCATCAAGACAGCCCAATCTGTAGAGAAATTGGTTGAGTTAGTGGCTACCAAGCGGTACACCAAGGCGCGTGTCAGACGCCTCTTGACCTATATCTTGGTGCAGGCCAGAGAAAGTGACTTGCCAGAAGGTATTCACGTCCTTGGTTTTACCGAAAAAGGTAGACAACACCTTAAAGATTTGAAAGGACAAGTCCAGCTTGTTAGCCGAATCGGTAAAGAACCCTGGGATGCCATAACCCAAAAGGCAGACCGGATTTACCAACTAGGACACCCGAGTATCGCAGAGCAAAATTTTGGCCGAGTGCCGATCAGAATCGAATCGAACTAAGTCTACTGTGAGGTAGGCTTTTTTTAGTTTTTTGCAAAAATTTCTTTTAAAAAATAGTAAGGTTTAAGAAGCTTATTTTACTAAGGAAAATGAAGATATTGACTCAAAAAAAGACCAAAATATCTTCCATTTAAGGTTTGTTAAAAATAGTTTTTTGTGGTAAAATGTATAAGAATGCATGTCATTCGGATAAACAAATAAATTGAGGTAAAAACATGGAAATTATGGCGATTGTTATAGTTGTTTTTGCCGTCATCATTGGTTTAGTCATTGGATATGTCAGCATCTCAGTCAAGATGAAATCATCACAAGAGGCTGCAGAGTTGATGCTTTTAAATGCTGAACAAGAAGCAACTAATTTACGAGGACAAGCTGAGCGCGAAGCGGATTTATTACTCAATGAAGCTAAAAGCGAAAGCAAATCCCTTAAAAAAGAAGCACTATTGGAGGCTAAAGAGGAAGCCAGAAAATACCGCGAAGAAGTGGACGCCGAATTTAAGTCAGAGCGTCAAGAACTCAAGCAAATCGAAAGTCGTTTGACGGAGAGAGCTACGAGCCTTGACCGTAAAGACGATAATTTGACGAACAAAGAAAAAGCACTTGAACAAAAAGAACAAAGTATTTCTGATAGAGCAAAAAACCTTGATGCACGTGAAGAGCAACTAGAGGAAATTGAAAAACAAAAGCAAGCTGAACTTGAGCGTGTCGGAAGTCTGACCCAGTCAGAGGCAAAAGACATTATCTTAGCTCAAACAGAGGAAGACTTGAGCAAGGAAATTGCTAGTCGCATTCGTGAGGCGGAGCAAGAAGTCAAGGAACGTTCTGATAAGCTTGCTAAGGATATTTTGTCCCAAGCTATGCAGAGAATTGCAGGTGAGTATGTAGCTGAGTCTACCAACTCAACAGTGCATCTGCCTGATGATACCATGAAAGGTCGTATCATTGGTCGTGAAGGTCGTAATATTCGTACCTTTGAAAGTTTGACAGGGGTTGATGTCATCATTGATGATACGCCAGAAGTGGTAACCTTGTCAGGTTTTGATCCTATCCGCCGTGAGATTGCCCGTATGACGATGGAAACCTTGCTTAAAGATGGACGTATTCATCCAGCTCGTATCGAAGAGTTGGTTGAGAAAAACCGTCAAGAGATTGACAATAGAATTCGTGAATATGGTGAAGCCGCAGCCTATGAAATTGGTGCGCCTAACCTTCACCCTGACTTGATGAAGATTATGGGTCGCTTGCAGTTCCGTACTTCATATGGACAAAATGTCTTGCGTCACTCCATCGAAGTGGCTAAGTTGGCTGGTATCATGGCTAGCGAACTTGGTGAAAATGCAGCCCTTGCCCGTCGTGCAGGATTCCTTCATGATATCGGTAAAGCCATTGATCGAGAAGTAGAAGGTAGCCACGTTGAGATTGGTACAGAATTGGCTCGCAAGTATAAAGAACATCCAGTCGTGATTAACACAATTGCTAGTCACCACGGTGATGTAGAGCCTGAAAGTGTGATCGCAGTTCTCGTTGCTGCAGCGGATGCCTTAAGTGCAGCCCGTCCAGGAGCTCGTAGCGAATCGCTTGAAAGCTACATCAAACGTCTCCATGATTTAGAAGAAATCGCGAATAGCTTTGAAGGTGTTCAAAATAGCTTTGCCCTTCAGGCCGGTCGTGAAATCCGTATCATGGTGAACCCAGGTCAAATCAAGGACGACAAGGTCACAATCTTAGCTCACAAAGTTCGTGAGAAAATCGAAAGCAACCTCGATTACCCAGGAAATATCAAGGTAACCGTGATTCGTGAACTTCGTGCAGTTGATTATGCAAAATAAATAAGAAAGAGCAGTTGAAAAATTACTGCTTTTTTGTTACACTAGATAGAAAGATTGTAGTAAGCAGAAATGGCTTTACACTGTGAATTCTGATGAATTTTCGAGTCATTTCACAAACTATCCAAAGGAGACATCATGGCAGACCGTGGCTTACTAATCGTTTTTTCAGGTCCTTCTGGAGTTGGAAAAGGAACGGTTAGACGAGAAATTTTTGAGAGTTCTGAAAATCAATTCCAATATTCTGTATCGATGACAACACGGGCTCAACGTCCAGGTGAAGTAGACGGAGTTGACTATTTCTTCCGTACGCGTGAAGAATTTGAAGAATTGATCCGTCAAGGACAAATGTTAGAGTATGCAGAGTATGTAGGAAACTACTATGGAACTCCTCTGACTTATGTCAATGAAACGCTTGATAAAGGTATTGACGTCTTCCTTGAAATTGAAGTGCAAGGAGCTCTTCAGGTCAAGAAAAAAGTTCCAGATGCAGTCTTTATCTTTTTGACACCGCCAGATTTAGAAGAATTGCAAGACCGTCTCGTAGGCCGTGGTACGGATAGCGCAGAAGTGATTGCCCAACGTATCGAAAAAGCCAAAGAAGAAATTGCTCTGATGCGTGAGTACGACTACGCCATTGTCAATGATCATGTTCCTCTTGCTGCAGAACGTGTCAAACGTGTTATTGAAGCTGAACATTTCCGTGTCGATCGTGTCATCGGTCACTATCAGGATATGCTACCAAAGTCTCCGACTATTCGATAAACTATAGAAAACAGGTACAAACAAATGATGCTTAAACCCTCTATTGATACCTTGCTTGATAAGGTACCATCAAAATATTCACTCGTAATTTTGTTAGCAAAACGTGCTCATGAATTAGAAGCAGGAGCACCTCCAACACAAGAATTCAAATCTGAAAAATCAACTCTTCGTGCTTTGGAAGAAATTGAATCTGGGAATGTAACCATCCATCCAGATCCAGAAGGGAAACGCGAAGCAGTTCGTCGTCGTATCGAAGAAGAAAGACGCTTGAGAGAAGAAGAAGAAAAGAAAATCAAAGAGCAAATCGCGAAAGAAAAAGAAGAAGGTGAAAAAATTTAAGGTTGGGGGGACTCAATCTTATTTTTTCTATTGCAAGAATACTCAATCAATTGAAACGATTTAAGAAGAGAAGGAGGTGAGGATATGGCTATTGCAAAAATTATTGTCGATGTTCCTTTGATGCAGACGGACCAACCCTATAGTTACAAGATTCCTGAAGAATTTAAAGATATGTTGGAAGTCGGCATGCGAGTCCACGTTCCATTTGGAAAGGCCAATCGCTTGATTCAAGGGATAGTACTTGGAATGGAACAAGAAAATGATACGGAAGTGGCAGACGATGACTTGAAAGAGATTGCCGAAGTGCTGGACTTTTCTCCTGTCTTAACGGAGGAACAGCTCTGGTTAGCTGAAGAACTACGTAAGTCAGTATTCTCTTATAAAATTTCCATTCTTAAAGCTATGCTTCCTGGGTTTTTGAACTCTAGCTATGATAAGATCCTCTATCCTCTGGAAGGCTTGAATCAAGAAGACAGACATCGTTTGTTTGGTTCGCAGGACTCCTTAGCATTTTCATCTCTCGACCTAGAAAAGCAAGCTGAGATGATGAGGTTGACTCGAAAAGGGCTCTTGAAACTAGAGTATCAGGCTGTAGACCAGAAGAAGGTTAAAACGCAGTCTTGGGTTGAAGTCAATCTTGACAAATTAGAAAAACTAGAAATCTCAAATCGTGCCAAGAAGAAATTGGAACTGCGAGAATATTTATTAGCACATCCTGAAACAGTTCCTTTGGCTGATTTGTTAGAACATTACTCACGCGAGCAAGTTAACTTCTTTGTGGAACATGGTGCTATCACCATCGTGCAAAAGGAAGTCCAACGTTCAGCTGCCTACTTTGAAGGAATTGAATCGAATCAAGCCCTAGAGTTAAATCCAGAACAAAAAGAAGCCTGTGAGGCGGTTGTTGGAGCAATTGGGAAAGAACATCCTCCATTTCTTCTACAAGGAATTACAGGAAGTGGGAAAACGGAGGTGTACTTGCAGATTATCCAAGGAACCTTGGATATGGGGAAAACAGCTATCGTTTTAGTCCCAGAAATCTCTTTGACACCTCAAATGACAGAGCGTTTCATTGCTCGTTTTGGTGATAAAGTAGCCATTCTCCATTCAGGTTTATCCAATGGTGAAAAGTACGACGAATGGCGCAAGGTGGAGCGAGGAGAAGCCCAGGTAGTTGTTGGTGCTAGGTCTGCCATTTTTGCACCTTTGAAAAATCTAGGGGTAATCATTATCGATGAGGAGCACGAGGCCACCTACAAGCAAGACAGCAATCCTCGTTATCATGCTAGAGATGTGGCCATTTTAAGAGCTCAGTACAATCAAGCTGCTCTAGTCCTTGGTTCTGCAACACCGAGTCTAGAAAGCCGTGCGCGTGCTAGCAAGGGTGTTTATCAACATCTCCGCCTGACGCAAAGGGCCAATCCTTTAGCCAGTATTCCTGAAGTTCAAGTGATTGACTTTCGGGACCATATCGGGCAAAATGAAACATCTAACTTTACACCACCACTGATTGAGGCCATTCAAGATCGACTGGATAAAAAAGAGCAGGTTGTTCTCATGCTCAATCGCCGTGGTTATTCAAGTTTTGTCATGTGTCGGGAATGTGGGACCGTGGATACCTGTCCGAACTGCGATATTTCTCTGACGCTGCACATGGATACCAAGACGATGAACTGTCATTATTGTGGTTTTTCTAAGGAAATCCCCCATGTTTGTCCAAACTGTCAGAGTCGCAGCATTCGTTATTACGGGACAGGAACTCAGAAGGCCTATGATGAGCTGGCTGAACTCTTTCCAGAGGCACGCATTCTACGCATGGATGTGGATACAACTCGTAAAAAGGGCAGTCACCAAGCTCTACTTGAACAATTTGGCAATGGTGAAGCGGACATATTGCTAGGGACCCAGATGATTGCCAAGGGATTGGATTTTCCAAATGTAACCCTTGTCGGAGTTCTTAATGCGGATACAGCCTTGAATCTGCCTGATTTCCGTTCTTCTGAGAGGACTTTCCAACTCTTGACCCAGGTAGCCGGTCGTGCCGGTCGTGCTGAAAAGGCAGGTCAGGTCTTGATTCAGTCCTATAATCCTAATCATTATGCCATTCGTTTTGCCAAGGAACAGGACTACGAAGGTTTTTATGCCTATGAAATGGGCATCAGACGTCAGTTGGGTTATCCACCTTATTATTTTACAATTGGAATTACCCTCTCTCACAAGAAGGAAGAAGAGGTCGTCAAACGTGCTTATGAAGTCATGGAGATTTTGAGGTCAGGTTTATCGGATGCTTGTATCATCCTTGGACCAACTCCTAAACCTATCGCACGCACCCATAACCTCTACCATTATCAGATTTTAATTAAATATCGGTTAGAAGATGAGTTAGCTTCAGCCCTGAATCAGGTCTTGGCTCTAACTCAAGAACGGGAAAATAGCGAGCTTCGTCTCAGTATTGACCACGAACCGCAGCAATTTTTATAAAAGGAGAAAAGATGACAAAACTAATCTTTATGGGAACTCCCGAGTTTTCAGCGACCGTTTTAAAGGGTCTTTTGACAGATGATCGCTATGAGATTATAGCGGTTGTAACTCAGCCAGACCGTGCCGTCGGCCGTAAAAAAGTTATCCAGGAAACCCCAGTTAAACAAGCTGCCAAAGAAGCAGGACTTCCTATCTACCAACCCGAAAAATTATCGGGTAGTCCAGAGATGGAAGCAATCATGAATTTGGGTGCTGATGGGATTGTGACTGCAGCTTTTGGACAATTTCTCCCAAGTAAACTCCTTGATAGCATGGATTTTGCAGTCAACGTTCATGCTTCCCTTCTTCCAAAGCACCGTGGTGGAGCTCCTATCCATTATGCCTTGATTCAAGGTGATAAGGAAGCAGGAGTGACCATTATGGAAATGGTCAAGGAAATGGATGCAGGAGATATGATTTCCCGTCGTAGCATTCCCATTACAGATGAGGATAATGTCGGAACCTTGTTTGAAAAATTGGCGATTGTTGGTCGTGATTTGCTTTTGGATACTCTTCCTGCTTATTTAGCTGGTGAAATTCAGCCAGAACCGCAAGATCCAAACCAGGTTACATTTTCTCCAAATATCAAACCTGAGGAAGAAAAGTTGGATTGGAACAAGACCAACCGTCAACTCTTTAACCAAATCCGTGGGATGAATCCATGGCCTGTTGCCCATACCTTCCTTAAAGGAGATCGATTTAAGATTTATGAAGCCCTGCCAGTAGAAGGTCAAGGAACTCCAGGTGAGATTCTCTCCATCGG
The window above is part of the Streptococcus sp. Marseille-Q6470 genome. Proteins encoded here:
- the fmt gene encoding methionyl-tRNA formyltransferase; its protein translation is MTKLIFMGTPEFSATVLKGLLTDDRYEIIAVVTQPDRAVGRKKVIQETPVKQAAKEAGLPIYQPEKLSGSPEMEAIMNLGADGIVTAAFGQFLPSKLLDSMDFAVNVHASLLPKHRGGAPIHYALIQGDKEAGVTIMEMVKEMDAGDMISRRSIPITDEDNVGTLFEKLAIVGRDLLLDTLPAYLAGEIQPEPQDPNQVTFSPNIKPEEEKLDWNKTNRQLFNQIRGMNPWPVAHTFLKGDRFKIYEALPVEGQGTPGEILSIGKKELIVATAEGSLSLKQVQPAGKPKMDIASFLNGVGRTLTVGERFGD